Within the Plesiomonas shigelloides genome, the region TAAACTGGGCCAGCAGCTCTTTTTCGATGCCTTCTTTCAAGGTGACATCAATCATCGAGCAGCCATTGCAACCGCCACCAAACTGGACGATCGCAAAGCCGTCAGCAGTAATTTCCACCAGTGACACTCGGCCACCGTGCGCCGCCAGCTGTGGGTTGACTTGCGACTGCAGCACATACTCGACGCGCTCAGCCAGTGGCGCATCGTCGGCCACTTTGCGCATCTTGGCATTCGGTGCCTTCAAGGTCAGCTGCGAGCCTAATTGGTCAGTGGTGAAGTCAATTTCGGCGTCTTCCAGATACGGGGCACTCATGATATCGACGTAAGCGGAAAAACCGTCAAACTTCAGCTCGGTATCATTGATCTCCACGGCATCAGCCGGACAGTAGGAAACGCCGCACTCTGCATTCGGCGTGCCCGGATTAACAACAAAAACACGGATGTTCGTGCCTTCAGCTTGTTGCGCTAGCAACTTGCTGAAATGCGCTTGTGCAGCATCAGTAATGCGGATCATGGCGGGTCCCAATAGTTGACTCATTTACTTGGTTAATCATCATACACCTTTTCATCGGCACTGAGTAGAGGCTTACTGTGTCCGACACAGACACCAGATCTGCACCTCGGCCGCGCCCTGTGCCAGCAGCATTTGGCTCAGTACCTGAATGGTCGCACCGGTGGTCACCACATCATCCAGCAAGGCTACCCGCAGTCCGGTTAGAGGACGCGTCACGGCATAACTGTGCTGGGCATTGGTCTGGCGCTCGGTGTGCCCCAACGTATGCTGGGCCTGACTTTCCTTATAACGTATCAGTACGTCTGAATCGAGCGAGATTTGCAGCCAGTGTGACAGCGGCTGGGCCAGAAGTGCTGTTTGGTTGAAACCTCGCCGCCATTGACGTTGGCGATGCAGCGGTACTGGCAGTAGCAAATCGGGCCATGGGCTGGGGCGTGTGCGGCGTTCGGCCAGTAAGGCCAACAACAATAATCGCGCCAGTGGGGTTGCCAGCCAGAATTGGCCGCGGTATTTAAAGCGGTGCAGTAGCTTATCGAGCGGCGCACAATAATCGCTGACGGCCACGAGCGAATGCCACGGTGGGGTTATGTTTTGACAACGGTAACAGGGCCCATTGGCGGCGCTGCGCTGCAAACCACATTGTGGACAAGGCCAGCGCGTGCTGGGCAGATCGTGGTGACAGCGATAACAAATCGCATCCGCGGCACGAAACAGCGGCTGTTGGCATAACAAACAGGGCGCATTGAGCTGCAGCGGCAGACTCAAGCGCGGCCAGCGCAAGGTTGGCCAGGTAAACACAGGCTGGCGCATCACCGCGCTCCGGTCAGGTGCGTCCATGGCATTCATCGCATGGGCGCAGATTATCTCATCATCGAACGAGTGTAGAGCATGCAAGGACTATTCTGGCAGACACAAGGTACGGGAGCGCGCGATCTTGTGCTGTTGCACGGTTGGGGACTGAATAGCGCTGTTTGGCAGCCGCTGGTGGCGGAATTAGGTTCGCAATTTCGTCTGCATTTGGTGGACTTGCCCGGCTATGGCCGTAGTCAGGATTTCCCCGCGTTGAGTCTGGCGCAGATGGCTGAGACCTTGCTGGCACACGCCCCGGAACAGGCGATTTGGCTCGGTTGGTCACTGGGTGGCTTGGTGGCGACACAAGTGGCGCTGCAAGCACCGCAACGGGTTAGCGGTTTGATTACCTTAGCGTCATCCCCCCGTTTTGTGGCTGAACAAGGGTGGCGTGGTATCAAACCGGCGGTACTGGCTGATTTTCGCCAGCAACTGGCCACCGATTATGCCAAGACGGTGAGCGGTTTTATGGCGCTGCAAACGCTCGGTACGCGCAGTGCACGCCAAGACACCCGTTGGTTAAAAGAGGCGGTATTGGCACTTCCCGCACCGTCAACCGAGGTTCTGGCTAAAGGTCTGGATCTGCTGGCCGACACAGATCATAGGCCGTTACTGGCTGGCTTGAGTATGCCGGCGCTGCGCATTTATGGGCGGCTTGACGCACTGGTTCCACAACAGGTGGTGGACAGTGTCAGTCGCTATTGGCCGCAGTCTCAGGCGCAGATCCTGACTGAATCGGCTCATGCACCTTTTATTGCGCAGCCGCGCGACTGTGCTGCTCTGATCGAGGCGTTTTGCTCGTCCAGCCAGCTCGGATAACTGTTTTATAACCACGGAAGCATACGCAGGTGATGAATGTCAGCCCGACCCATCAGGCCGTTTCGGTTCTGCCCACCTCGGTGAACCCGCCGACTGAACAGGCAGGGCATGACAATCAGGTCCGTGAGCGTATCCCGCAGACGGCGCCCACCGAAGCGGCGCCGCATCAGCGTGGTATTGACCAGCATGATGAACAGGGCGAGTTACTGCCCTATGATCCCGATGGCCACGACGGGGAAGAGCATGCCACAGAGCCCGAGCCAGTATTGCTGGAGTCAGAAGGCGAAGCGTTGATTGAAGGGCAGTGGGAGACCAAAGAGGAGTGCCCGCTGTTCTATCCACCGTTTCCCAACGCCCTGACCGCGGTGAATCGTCAAATGGCGCTGCACGGCAAAGTGATTGTGTGCCGTTACTGGTATTCGGTGCATCCGCGCCCGAAAGCCACCTTTCGTACCAAAACCTAATGCACTACCTATCTTGGCGCATCTACAGCGATAAACAGCAAAAAAAACCTCCCAACCTAACAATCAGGGAGGGAGGCGAGAGAGCGTGTTGGGCCAGTGATCGGCTTACTGTAGTTGGCCGGTTTAACTGGTTTTCTTGGCGGATTGTACCGATTTGGTCATCGCATCTTGCTCATGCACGCGGGGCAGAGAAATACGCATCGACAAGCCACCCAACGTAGCACTGCGACCGAGCGTAATGCTGCCGTGGTGGGCATCGATGATCCGTTTTAGGATGGATAAACCCAGTCCGGAGCCTTCGCTGCTACCGCGCGCTTCGTCGCCGCGCACGAAAGGCTGGAACAGTTTTTCCTGATCGGCTTCGGCAATCCCTGGGCCGTTATCTTCCACCTGAACCCAGACCCACCCTTTGTCATCCACACCACTGCTCATGCTGATCATGCCGTTACCATAGCGGATGGCGTTGGTCACGATATTGGCAATCGCGCGCTTAATCGAAAGCGGATGGATGTTGCACAGCAACACTTCGTGCGACAGATCGACATTAATCATGTGATCTTCGGTGCTTTCGGCGGTGGCCACTTCGCTGACCAAATGGTTCAGGTCAAACGGCTCGGTCGGCATATCACCATTTTGCGCGCGCAAAAAGTCGATAAACTGGCCGATGATTTCGTTCGACTCATCAATGTCTTTATTGATGGACTCCGACAGATAATCATCCTCCGGACTCATCATCTCGGTCGCCAGACGGATGCGAGTCAGTGGGGTACGCAAGTCATGACTGATCCCCGCGAGGATCAGGTTACGGTCTTGCGCCAGCGCTTTAATCCCGCGGCTCATCACGTTGAATGAGTGGATCACCGAGCGCACTTCCGAGGCTCCTTGCTCCGGCAGCTCATCCGGGTATTCACCCCGACCCACGCGCAGCGCGGCTTTTTCCAGCTCCACTAACGGGCGGTTTTGCAGGCGAATGAACACCCACGCACCGGCCAAGATAAGCAGGAAAATGGCAAAGATGTAACGGAACAGCGGTGCAAAGGCTTCTTGGCGCAGCTCAATCAGCGGAATGCGCGACCACAGATCGCTGTCGGCATCGGTTGGGTCATGCAGCCAGAGTACGAAGAACTCGGAGCCGGTTTCCAGCCGCACATCCACCTGCTTATTAAACAGACGGCTGAACTCGCGATCTAAAAACGGATAATGACCGGCATTTGCCAGTCCCATTTTCATCGCTTCTTGTTCGGTGTACAGCTGAATATCCAGATCGGCCGCCAGCTCGTTACGCAGGATCTGTCGCACATGCGGCGAGGCCTGTTTATCGATTTTGGCAGCCAATTTGATTTCATAAGCCACCATCCGGTTAAACTGCGAGACGGTGGGACGAATGGCAAAGTTCATCACTGCCATGTAGGTGGTGAGCATGCAAATAAGCAGCAACACCACCATCATCAGCAGCGTGCGAGCGAAGGTGCTTCGCGGCAACAGTCTGAACATTATGCTTTATGGTCGTCCGGTACGAACACATAACCCAGGCCCCATACGGTCTGGATGTAGCGAGGACGAGCCGGATCTTCTTCCAGCATGCGACGCAGGCGGGAGATTTGTACGTCGATGGCACGCTCCATGGCACTGTATTCACGGCCACGGGCCAGATTCATCAGCTTGTCACGGGACAGCGGTTCACGTGGGTGAGTCACCAGCGCTTTCAATACCGCGAACTCGCCGCTGGTCAGCAGCATCGCTTCGTCGCCGCGGAACATTTCACGGGTACCCAGATTCAGGCGGAATGGACCGAATTCGATCAC harbors:
- a CDS encoding hypothetical protein (required for utilization of DNA as the sole source of carbon and energy), whose amino-acid sequence is MRQPVFTWPTLRWPRLSLPLQLNAPCLLCQQPLFRAADAICYRCHHDLPSTRWPCPQCGLQRSAANGPCYRCQNITPPWHSLVAVSDYCAPLDKLLHRFKYRGQFWLATPLARLLLLALLAERRTRPSPWPDLLLPVPLHRQRQWRRGFNQTALLAQPLSHWLQISLDSDVLIRYKESQAQHTLGHTERQTNAQHSYAVTRPLTGLRVALLDDVVTTGATIQVLSQMLLAQGAAEVQIWCLCRTQ
- the envZ gene encoding two-component system sensor histidine kinase EnvZ — encoded protein: MFRLLPRSTFARTLLMMVVLLLICMLTTYMAVMNFAIRPTVSQFNRMVAYEIKLAAKIDKQASPHVRQILRNELAADLDIQLYTEQEAMKMGLANAGHYPFLDREFSRLFNKQVDVRLETGSEFFVLWLHDPTDADSDLWSRIPLIELRQEAFAPLFRYIFAIFLLILAGAWVFIRLQNRPLVELEKAALRVGRGEYPDELPEQGASEVRSVIHSFNVMSRGIKALAQDRNLILAGISHDLRTPLTRIRLATEMMSPEDDYLSESINKDIDESNEIIGQFIDFLRAQNGDMPTEPFDLNHLVSEVATAESTEDHMINVDLSHEVLLCNIHPLSIKRAIANIVTNAIRYGNGMISMSSGVDDKGWVWVQVEDNGPGIAEADQEKLFQPFVRGDEARGSSEGSGLGLSILKRIIDAHHGSITLGRSATLGGLSMRISLPRVHEQDAMTKSVQSAKKTS
- the bioH gene encoding pimeloyl-ACP methyl ester esterase BioH; its protein translation is MQGLFWQTQGTGARDLVLLHGWGLNSAVWQPLVAELGSQFRLHLVDLPGYGRSQDFPALSLAQMAETLLAHAPEQAIWLGWSLGGLVATQVALQAPQRVSGLITLASSPRFVAEQGWRGIKPAVLADFRQQLATDYAKTVSGFMALQTLGTRSARQDTRWLKEAVLALPAPSTEVLAKGLDLLADTDHRPLLAGLSMPALRIYGRLDALVPQQVVDSVSRYWPQSQAQILTESAHAPFIAQPRDCAALIEAFCSSSQLG
- the nfuA gene encoding Fe-S biogenesis protein NfuA codes for the protein MIRITDAAQAHFSKLLAQQAEGTNIRVFVVNPGTPNAECGVSYCPADAVEINDTELKFDGFSAYVDIMSAPYLEDAEIDFTTDQLGSQLTLKAPNAKMRKVADDAPLAERVEYVLQSQVNPQLAAHGGRVSLVEITADGFAIVQFGGGCNGCSMIDVTLKEGIEKELLAQFNGELKGVKDITEHQRGDHSFY